TACCAAAGGCAAAAAATCAGTTGAAAGCCTCGAAAAGGATATGATTGGTAAAATGAAGCAAATCGGTATTGACACCGATAAAAATATAACGATTGAAGACATGTCCAGCAATTTCAAAAAATACATCCTGAAAGCAACTGACATCCAAAAGTCGAAATCCTATTCGATACTGGTGAATAGCGGAAAGATGGCTTCAAAAGTGTTTATTGCATTGGAGGAAATTGGTATTTCAAATGCTACTATTGAAAAGGCAGAATATTCCGGGTATAAAAAAATGCAATTGCTATTAAACAGTAAAGCGATGATCAATGCCAAAGAGAATGCAGCAAGTTATGCCAAACCTGGAAACCAGAAAGTAGGAAATGCGCTTTTTATCAGCAATCTGCAAACAGCAGGAAACGATACTTATTCTAATCGTTTAACAATTCGGGCTATGGCTGACAGTACTGATTACGAAAGCAGCCTTGACTTTGAAAAAATCAATATCGAAAGTGAAGTAATGGTACGGTTTGCACTGGAATAAATAAGTAAAGGGTCTGTTGCAAGCAACAGACCCTTTATAAATAGTCCTTGATGGTGCTTCAA
The Flavobacterium kingsejongi genome window above contains:
- a CDS encoding SIMPL domain-containing protein (The SIMPL domain is named for its presence in mouse protein SIMPL (signalling molecule that associates with mouse pelle-like kinase). Bacterial member BP26, from Brucella, was shown to assemble into a channel-like structure, while YggE from E. coli has been associated with resistance to oxidative stress.), with translation MKTIIAIALTTISFTAFSQEKNFIDKPYIEVQGKADTLVVPDKIYISVSLLEKDTKGKKSVESLEKDMIGKMKQIGIDTDKNITIEDMSSNFKKYILKATDIQKSKSYSILVNSGKMASKVFIALEEIGISNATIEKAEYSGYKKMQLLLNSKAMINAKENAASYAKPGNQKVGNALFISNLQTAGNDTYSNRLTIRAMADSTDYESSLDFEKINIESEVMVRFALE